The following are encoded together in the Deltaproteobacteria bacterium genome:
- a CDS encoding prepilin-type N-terminal cleavage/methylation domain-containing protein, giving the protein MSRPAHTGGRGGAPAATGFTLLEVVIALTALALVTVICYGAFYLGIRAVERGEVAVVATQRLRVATDVIIRQIKSTVPYKARNRDDEEYVFFMGTASSMAFITAAGLEGGGGLTRVVYQVIDDPPRLVMSESPFFSTRRLGREPVDQPGLHSAVLLDDFRSLKFEYLFYEGVEPEWRSEWNGHDEEDMLPVAVRVLVDGIPGLEAGTWGQEIPVMAAHYGEEGGAGFLDDDDGDSDDDTPEDEPDEPDE; this is encoded by the coding sequence ATGAGTAGGCCGGCGCACACGGGCGGCCGGGGGGGCGCCCCCGCCGCGACCGGCTTCACCCTCCTCGAGGTCGTCATCGCGCTCACGGCACTCGCGCTCGTGACCGTGATCTGCTACGGCGCCTTCTATCTGGGCATCCGGGCGGTGGAGCGGGGGGAGGTCGCGGTGGTTGCGACGCAGCGTCTGCGGGTCGCGACCGACGTCATCATCCGCCAGATCAAGTCAACCGTCCCCTACAAGGCGCGCAACCGCGACGACGAGGAGTACGTCTTCTTCATGGGAACCGCCAGCTCGATGGCGTTCATCACGGCCGCGGGCCTCGAGGGCGGGGGCGGCCTCACGCGCGTGGTCTACCAGGTGATCGACGATCCGCCGCGTCTGGTGATGAGCGAGAGCCCGTTCTTCTCGACCAGGCGGCTCGGCCGGGAGCCGGTCGACCAGCCGGGCCTGCACTCCGCCGTCCTCCTGGACGACTTCAGGAGCCTCAAGTTCGAGTACCTGTTCTACGAGGGCGTCGAGCCCGAGTGGCGCAGCGAGTGGAACGGCCACGACGAGGAGGACATGCTGCCTGTGGCGGTGCGCGTCCTGGTCGACGGCATCCCGGGCCTCGAGGCCGGCACCTGGGGGCAGGAGATTCCCGTCATGGCGGCGCACTACGGCGAGGAGGGGGGCGCCGGCTTCCTCGACGACGACGACGGCGATTCCGACGACGACACGCCGGAGGACGAACCCGATGAACCGGACGAGTGA
- a CDS encoding type II secretion system protein, with protein MRRSPASVGFTLIEIAVALAILGVGIVTCLQIFGGSLRMQARASRETRAVLAARAAMDALLAAPEIQDHSENRDSAEGFRTHILIRHAGRDEGLSDKQLDFQSERSLRYLEVDVTWQDGTGAKTYTLKSLRMAPENE; from the coding sequence GTGAGGCGGTCCCCCGCCAGCGTTGGCTTCACGCTCATCGAGATCGCGGTCGCGCTCGCGATCCTCGGGGTGGGGATCGTCACCTGCCTCCAGATCTTCGGCGGGAGCCTGCGCATGCAGGCTCGGGCGAGCCGGGAGACGCGCGCCGTGCTGGCGGCGCGCGCTGCCATGGACGCGCTGCTCGCCGCCCCGGAGATCCAGGACCACAGCGAGAACCGCGACAGCGCCGAGGGCTTCCGCACCCACATCCTGATCCGCCATGCCGGGCGGGACGAGGGCCTGAGCGACAAGCAGCTCGACTTTCAGTCGGAGCGCTCGCTCCGCTACCTGGAGGTCGACGTCACCTGGCAGGACGGCACGGGCGCCAAGACCTACACGTTGAAGAGCCTCCGGATGGCCCCGGAGAATGAGTAG
- the gspH gene encoding type II secretion system protein GspH, whose protein sequence is MGSPVLLPRPRRGRAPLRPPLLRGGRRSRRRRRQPRHHQLGRRHRVSPPKTARESGFTLLEAVVVLIIIALGSALVVPMVEGGLEAREVRRAARQIASTMHYCRGEAVALGQPQELVIDALANSIHTTAWGRWAVLTDRAVIEDVRGGQAFGDGVVQVLFFPNGSTSGAEVILAGRHDRTEHRLRVALDPLLGTVQVGDATG, encoded by the coding sequence GTGGGATCGCCCGTACTACTACCGCGCCCCCGGCGAGGGCGGGCACCCCTACGACCTCCTCTCCTACGGGGCGGACGGCGCTCCCGGCGGCGACGGCGACAACCGCGACATCACCAGCTGGGAAGGCGACACCGGGTGAGCCCCCCGAAGACCGCTCGCGAGTCGGGCTTCACGCTCCTCGAGGCGGTGGTGGTGCTCATCATCATCGCCCTCGGGAGCGCGCTCGTCGTCCCCATGGTCGAGGGCGGCCTCGAGGCGCGCGAGGTGCGCCGGGCGGCGCGCCAGATCGCGTCGACGATGCACTACTGCCGGGGCGAGGCGGTGGCGCTCGGCCAGCCGCAGGAGCTGGTCATCGACGCGCTCGCGAACAGCATCCACACCACGGCCTGGGGCCGCTGGGCGGTGCTCACCGACCGCGCCGTCATCGAGGACGTGCGCGGCGGGCAGGCCTTCGGCGACGGGGTGGTGCAGGTCCTCTTCTTCCCGAACGGGAGCACGAGCGGCGCCGAGGTGATCCTCGCGGGCCGGCATGATCGCACAGAGCACCGCCTGCGGGTCGCCCTCGATCCGCTCCTCGGCACGGTGCAGGTGGGGGACGCAACCGGGTGA
- the gspG gene encoding type II secretion system protein GspG, whose translation MRRRRRESGFTLIEMMVVMVIIGLLVALVGPNFIRQGEKAKVKAARAQVEMLGTALDTFRLDVGRYPTSQEGLAALRQRPFGVDRWDGPYLKKDTPRDPWDRPYYYRAPGEGGHPYDLLSYGADGAPGGDGDNRDITSWEGDTG comes from the coding sequence ATGCGAAGACGGAGACGGGAGTCGGGCTTCACGCTCATCGAGATGATGGTCGTGATGGTGATCATCGGGCTCCTGGTGGCGCTGGTCGGGCCCAACTTCATCCGCCAGGGGGAGAAGGCGAAGGTGAAGGCGGCGCGCGCCCAGGTCGAGATGCTCGGCACGGCGCTCGACACCTTCCGGCTCGACGTGGGCCGCTACCCGACGTCGCAGGAGGGGCTCGCGGCGCTGCGCCAGCGGCCCTTCGGCGTCGATCGCTGGGACGGCCCGTATCTCAAGAAGGACACCCCGCGGGATCCGTGGGATCGCCCGTACTACTACCGCGCCCCCGGCGAGGGCGGGCACCCCTACGACCTCCTCTCCTACGGGGCGGACGGCGCTCCCGGCGGCGACGGCGACAACCGCGACATCACCAGCTGGGAAGGCGACACCGGGTGA
- a CDS encoding type II secretion system F family protein has protein sequence MAQFQYRAVDPQGKVIEGMIEAAEVPAVVARLHDRGLIPLSIASGDGARPRAAGVQLPALPALGRRRVKGRDLLIMTQELSALVGSGLPLDRSLATLADLADNPELKRILTEVLHAVQGGKSLAEALGQHRAFPPLYVNMIRAGEIGGFLELVLERLVEYLERGQQLRDEVRSALTYPVLLVCAMGVSILVLLVYVLPKFTVLFSEMGRALPLQARVLLAVSAAVRGYWWAGIGAVGLVAGGLRYSIRSPRGRYEWDQWKLRFALVGPLLRKMEVASLARTLGTLLKSGVPMLQALGIVKEVAGNQVIARSLGEVEVGVREGAGVAEPLARSGVFPPLAVQMIAVGEETGKLDELLIRVADHFDREVRVKIQQFTRLLEPVLILVMGLGVGSIVISMLSAIFSVNDLPM, from the coding sequence GTGGCGCAGTTCCAGTATCGCGCGGTTGACCCGCAGGGGAAGGTCATCGAGGGGATGATCGAGGCCGCCGAGGTGCCGGCGGTCGTCGCCCGCCTGCACGATCGCGGCCTCATCCCGCTCTCGATCGCCTCGGGGGACGGCGCCCGCCCGCGCGCGGCCGGCGTCCAGCTGCCGGCCCTGCCCGCGCTCGGGCGCCGCCGCGTCAAGGGCCGCGACCTCCTCATCATGACCCAGGAGCTGTCGGCCCTCGTGGGCTCCGGCCTGCCCCTCGACCGGAGCCTCGCCACGCTCGCCGACCTGGCCGACAACCCGGAGTTGAAGCGCATCCTGACCGAGGTGCTGCATGCCGTGCAGGGTGGCAAGTCGCTCGCCGAGGCGCTCGGCCAGCACCGCGCCTTCCCGCCCCTCTACGTGAACATGATCCGCGCGGGCGAGATCGGCGGCTTCCTCGAGCTCGTGCTGGAGCGGCTGGTCGAGTACCTCGAGCGCGGGCAGCAGCTGCGGGACGAGGTACGCTCGGCGCTCACCTACCCGGTGCTCCTCGTCTGTGCGATGGGCGTCTCGATCCTCGTGCTGCTCGTCTACGTGCTGCCCAAGTTCACGGTCCTGTTCAGCGAGATGGGACGCGCCCTTCCGCTGCAGGCGCGGGTGCTGCTCGCGGTGTCGGCAGCGGTGCGCGGCTACTGGTGGGCCGGGATCGGCGCCGTCGGGCTCGTCGCGGGCGGCCTGCGCTACTCGATCCGCTCCCCGCGCGGGCGCTACGAGTGGGACCAGTGGAAGCTCCGCTTCGCGCTGGTGGGACCGCTGCTCCGCAAGATGGAGGTCGCGAGCCTCGCGCGTACGCTCGGCACGCTGCTGAAGAGCGGCGTCCCCATGCTGCAGGCGCTCGGCATCGTGAAGGAGGTCGCCGGCAACCAGGTGATCGCGCGCTCGCTCGGCGAGGTCGAGGTCGGCGTGCGCGAGGGCGCGGGGGTCGCCGAGCCGCTCGCGCGCTCCGGCGTCTTCCCACCCCTCGCCGTGCAGATGATCGCGGTCGGCGAGGAGACCGGCAAGCTCGACGAGCTCCTGATCCGCGTCGCCGACCACTTCGACCGCGAGGTACGGGTCAAGATCCAACAGTTCACGCGCCTGCTCGAGCCGGTGCTCATCCTGGTGATGGGCCTCGGGGTCGGGTCGATCGTGATCTCCATGCTGTCGGCGATCTTCAGCGTGAACGATCTGCCAATGTGA
- the gspE gene encoding type II secretion system protein GspE, producing MELQHRTLEQLLLEQGRLSQDDLRKVKRLQQERGERLERLLLDLGFISEEDLLPLLATYLGVEPVHRRDFPTAPVPLNGLNLKFLKHAKALPLAQTNGTLTVAMSDPADYYTIQGLQLATGLQVEPRLARERDVLEALETIYGGGTAADGRAEEPADAEIEYFGDDEEDVDHLRDLASEAPVIRFVNLLISRAVEQRASDIHIEPFENELKVRYRIDGVLHDVEAPARRLQAAIVSRIKIMAKLNIAERRLPQDGRIKLRLMGREIDLRVSTLPTLYGESVVLRILDRSSIVVNLESLGFPEDTLTQFNRLITKPYGMILVTGPTGSGKTTTLYGALDKINSPDKKIITIEDPVEYQLFGVNQIHVKPQIGLTFANGLRSIVRQDPDVIMVGEIRDAETAEIAIQAALTGHLVFSTLHTNDAAGAVSRLLEMGVEDYLLASSLLGVLAQRLVRRMCTKCRRPAEMAAEVLRDIGGDGGTQVFEGEGCEDCAQTGYRGRLGIFELLPVNEVIRPLILERSSAGIIKDAAVQRGMRTLREDGWHKVRTGVTTVAEVVRVTQEEV from the coding sequence ATGGAGCTCCAGCACCGTACGCTCGAGCAGCTCCTGCTCGAGCAGGGGCGCCTCAGCCAGGACGACCTGCGCAAGGTGAAGCGTCTCCAGCAGGAGCGGGGCGAGCGGCTGGAGCGCCTCCTCCTCGACCTCGGCTTCATCTCAGAGGAAGACCTGCTCCCGCTCCTCGCGACCTACCTGGGCGTCGAGCCGGTCCACCGGCGCGACTTCCCGACCGCGCCGGTGCCGCTCAACGGTCTGAACCTGAAGTTCCTGAAACACGCCAAGGCGCTGCCGCTCGCCCAGACCAACGGCACGCTCACCGTGGCGATGTCCGACCCCGCCGACTACTACACCATCCAGGGCCTCCAGCTGGCGACCGGGCTCCAGGTCGAGCCCCGCCTGGCGCGCGAGCGCGACGTGCTGGAAGCGCTCGAGACGATCTACGGCGGCGGCACGGCCGCGGACGGGAGGGCCGAGGAGCCGGCCGACGCGGAGATCGAGTACTTCGGCGACGACGAGGAGGACGTCGACCACCTCCGCGATCTCGCCTCCGAAGCGCCGGTCATCCGCTTCGTGAACCTGCTCATCAGCCGCGCCGTGGAGCAGCGCGCCTCGGACATCCACATCGAACCGTTCGAGAACGAGCTCAAGGTGCGCTACCGCATCGACGGCGTTCTGCACGACGTGGAGGCGCCGGCGCGCCGGCTCCAAGCCGCGATCGTGTCGCGCATCAAGATCATGGCGAAGCTCAACATCGCCGAGCGCCGCCTGCCGCAGGACGGGCGCATCAAGCTCCGGCTCATGGGCCGCGAGATCGATCTCCGCGTGTCGACCCTGCCCACGCTCTACGGCGAGAGCGTCGTGCTCCGCATCCTCGATCGCTCGAGCATCGTGGTCAACCTCGAGTCGCTCGGCTTCCCGGAGGACACCCTCACCCAGTTCAACCGCCTGATCACGAAGCCCTACGGCATGATCCTGGTGACGGGCCCCACCGGCAGCGGCAAGACGACCACGCTCTACGGGGCGCTCGACAAGATCAACTCGCCCGACAAGAAGATCATCACCATCGAGGATCCGGTGGAGTACCAGCTCTTCGGGGTGAACCAGATCCACGTGAAGCCGCAGATCGGCCTCACGTTCGCGAACGGGCTGCGCTCGATCGTCCGCCAGGACCCCGACGTCATCATGGTGGGCGAGATCCGCGATGCCGAGACGGCCGAGATCGCGATCCAGGCGGCGCTCACCGGCCACCTCGTCTTCTCGACCCTGCACACCAACGACGCGGCCGGCGCCGTGTCGCGCCTCCTCGAGATGGGCGTGGAGGACTACCTGCTCGCCTCGTCGCTGCTCGGGGTGCTCGCGCAGCGCCTGGTGCGCCGGATGTGCACGAAGTGCCGCCGGCCGGCGGAGATGGCCGCCGAAGTGCTGCGCGACATCGGCGGCGACGGCGGCACGCAGGTGTTCGAGGGCGAGGGCTGCGAGGACTGCGCGCAGACCGGCTACCGCGGCCGCCTGGGCATCTTCGAGCTGCTGCCCGTGAACGAAGTCATCCGCCCGCTCATCCTGGAGCGCTCCTCGGCGGGCATCATCAAGGACGCCGCGGTGCAGCGAGGGATGAGGACCCTGCGAGAGGACGGCTGGCACAAGGTCCGAACCGGCGTCACCACGGTGGCCGAGGTGGTGCGCGTCACGCAGGAGGAGGTCTAG
- a CDS encoding NAD-dependent epimerase/dehydratase family protein, producing MRVLVTGITGFAGPVVAAALLEAGHEVHGLVRGAGPWPRLGALPLAPDAFHRGDLADGRFPDLVRALAPGALVHLAGLSFAPAAERDPASAYRTNLGGTLAVLAAARAHAPRARLLVVTSSDVYGEVRAEDLPIVEETPLRPVSVYGASKAAADIAAAQWARAYGLDVVRARPFNHAGPGQDAAFVCSALARQLALIEAGRQEPVLRVGNVDPVRDFSDVRDIAAGYVALLERGRAGAAYNVCSGEGTSIAEVIAVLRGHARVPVRVQSDPALRRAVDVPRVVGSHARIAADTGWRPRIALADTLATVLDDWRRRLAS from the coding sequence ATGCGCGTCCTCGTGACCGGCATCACGGGCTTCGCCGGCCCGGTGGTCGCGGCGGCGCTCCTCGAGGCGGGGCACGAGGTGCACGGGCTCGTGCGCGGCGCGGGTCCGTGGCCGCGCCTCGGGGCGCTGCCCCTCGCGCCCGACGCGTTCCACCGGGGCGATCTCGCCGACGGCCGCTTCCCGGACCTCGTGCGCGCGCTCGCGCCCGGAGCGCTCGTCCACCTGGCCGGGCTCTCCTTCGCCCCCGCTGCCGAGCGCGACCCCGCGAGCGCCTACCGCACGAACCTCGGAGGCACGCTCGCGGTGCTCGCCGCCGCCCGCGCCCACGCGCCGCGCGCGCGCCTGCTGGTCGTCACCTCGAGCGACGTCTACGGCGAGGTGCGCGCGGAGGACCTGCCGATCGTCGAGGAGACGCCGCTCCGGCCGGTGAGCGTCTACGGCGCCAGCAAGGCCGCGGCGGACATCGCGGCGGCACAGTGGGCACGCGCCTACGGCCTCGACGTGGTCCGCGCCCGCCCCTTCAACCACGCCGGCCCGGGGCAGGACGCGGCCTTCGTGTGCAGCGCCCTCGCCCGGCAGCTCGCCCTCATCGAGGCGGGACGGCAGGAGCCGGTCCTCCGCGTCGGCAACGTCGATCCGGTGCGCGACTTCTCCGACGTGCGCGACATCGCCGCGGGCTACGTGGCGCTCCTCGAACGCGGGCGGGCGGGGGCGGCCTACAACGTGTGCTCGGGCGAGGGGACCAGCATCGCCGAGGTGATCGCGGTCCTGCGCGGGCACGCCCGCGTGCCGGTGCGAGTCCAGTCGGACCCGGCGCTCAGGCGGGCGGTGGACGTGCCGCGGGTGGTGGGGAGCCACGCCCGAATCGCGGCGGACACGGGGTGGAGGCCGCGGATCGCGCTCGCCGACACGCTCGCGACGGTGCTGGACGACTGGCGCCGTCGCCTCGCATCCTGA
- a CDS encoding NAD-dependent epimerase/dehydratase family protein: MAADGYIGKESAHVQFTNNGHGFRARVTELWSRLFLGTAREWEAPSGFDRERRVKQLALTGAPQVAGWLRSQLYTATGHKQVPPLVLNADDWAQQAFLAAYYAGDGLKAGNGDSVKTNSPVLAQGLCWLYTLRGQQSSVYVEWRDDPPYYQLSLSSSRPQGLKGQHLRKNPAEVRRVVPRRASEGEWVFDLETESGTFCAGVGRLVVHNSPRRGREFVTRKVSDGAVRVKLGLAPELRLGNLEARRDWGFAGDHVEAMWRMLQQPTADDYVVATGESHSVRELVEVAFGCVGLDWRQHVREDPALLRPAEVEHLVGDASKARRVLGWAPRVSFRELVEMMVRADLDRLQRT, translated from the coding sequence ATGGCTGCCGACGGGTACATCGGGAAGGAGAGCGCCCACGTCCAGTTCACGAACAATGGCCATGGCTTCCGCGCCCGGGTCACCGAGCTGTGGTCGCGCCTCTTCCTCGGGACCGCGCGGGAGTGGGAGGCGCCGTCCGGCTTCGATCGTGAGCGCAGGGTCAAGCAGCTCGCGCTCACGGGCGCTCCGCAGGTGGCCGGGTGGCTGAGAAGCCAGCTCTACACTGCCACCGGGCACAAGCAGGTGCCGCCGCTCGTCCTCAACGCCGACGACTGGGCGCAGCAGGCGTTCCTTGCCGCCTACTACGCCGGAGACGGCCTCAAGGCGGGCAACGGGGACAGCGTCAAGACAAACAGCCCGGTCCTGGCGCAGGGACTCTGCTGGCTCTATACGCTGAGGGGACAGCAATCGTCGGTCTACGTCGAGTGGCGCGACGACCCCCCATACTATCAGCTGAGCCTTTCCTCATCACGCCCTCAGGGCCTCAAGGGCCAGCATCTGCGGAAGAACCCAGCCGAGGTCCGTCGAGTCGTTCCGCGGCGCGCTTCCGAAGGTGAGTGGGTGTTCGACCTCGAGACCGAGAGTGGTACGTTCTGTGCCGGAGTGGGCCGGCTCGTCGTGCACAACTCTCCCCGCCGCGGCCGCGAGTTCGTGACGCGCAAGGTGAGCGACGGCGCCGTGCGGGTGAAGCTCGGCCTCGCGCCCGAGCTGCGCCTCGGGAACCTGGAGGCGCGCCGCGACTGGGGCTTCGCCGGCGACCACGTCGAGGCCATGTGGCGCATGCTGCAGCAGCCCACGGCGGACGACTACGTGGTCGCGACCGGCGAGTCGCACAGCGTGCGCGAGCTGGTGGAGGTCGCCTTCGGCTGCGTCGGGCTCGACTGGCGCCAGCACGTGCGCGAGGACCCGGCGCTGCTCCGGCCGGCGGAGGTCGAGCACCTGGTGGGCGACGCCTCGAAGGCGCGCCGCGTGCTCGGCTGGGCGCCGCGCGTCTCCTTCCGCGAGCTGGTCGAGATGATGGTGCGCGCGGACCTCGACCGCCTGCAGCGCACCTGA
- a CDS encoding cupin domain-containing protein, whose protein sequence is MSGTRPAGPIRPEHVPKPWGHETIWARTDRYVGKILHVRAGESLSLQYHRRKEETMRVLSGAVTLEVGPERGEPCRVRLGPGEGFHLPPGTRHRVTALEDADILEVSTPELDDVVRLEDRYGRVT, encoded by the coding sequence ATGAGCGGCACGCGACCCGCGGGCCCGATCCGGCCCGAGCACGTCCCCAAGCCCTGGGGGCACGAGACTATCTGGGCGCGCACCGACCGCTACGTCGGCAAGATCCTCCACGTGCGCGCCGGCGAGTCGTTGAGCCTCCAGTACCACCGCCGGAAGGAGGAGACGATGCGCGTCCTGTCCGGCGCCGTGACCCTCGAGGTCGGCCCCGAGCGGGGCGAGCCCTGCCGCGTCCGGCTCGGACCGGGCGAAGGCTTCCACCTGCCGCCCGGAACGCGCCATCGCGTGACCGCGCTCGAAGACGCCGACATCCTCGAGGTCTCGACCCCCGAGCTGGACGACGTGGTGCGGCTCGAGGACCGCTACGGGAGGGTGACGTGA